Proteins co-encoded in one Sandaracinaceae bacterium genomic window:
- a CDS encoding GIY-YIG nuclease family protein, translating to MSDGGQWWVYVLLSADGARTYVGITTDVARRLRQHNGALVGGARSTRAGRPWTVAARRGPFESRGDASRREAEIKRLRGRRRLNAP from the coding sequence GTGTCGGACGGCGGTCAGTGGTGGGTCTACGTGCTGCTCTCGGCCGACGGCGCCCGCACGTACGTGGGCATCACCACCGACGTCGCGCGCCGGCTGCGCCAGCACAACGGTGCGCTCGTCGGCGGCGCGCGGTCCACTCGCGCGGGGCGGCCCTGGACCGTGGCCGCGCGGCGGGGGCCGTTCGAGAGCCGCGGCGACGCCAGCCGGCGCGAGGCGGAGATCAAGCGCCTCCGCGGCCGACGGCGCCTGAACGCGCCCTGA
- a CDS encoding anti-sigma factor, with the protein MRTWTLLAALALITSACSDETGTTTMSLGFSGLPQLGDGYEYESWLIVDGAPVSAGRFTVDADANPIPAAFEIDAMVADTAAAYVLTIEPIEGDDPAPSAVHILAGDLADGVASLSTAHAAAIGTDFADATGVYILETPTSGDVADDYAQGIWWLVPGADGMAPGLSLPALPEGWVYEGWVAGADGPVSTGTFGAVDAADADGAGETAGPDGSPPFPGQDFIDPAIVLTGGYAAVISVEPVPDDSPMPFVIKPLVDMTIDDVMAPDTQEMANAAASNLPSGSVAFAN; encoded by the coding sequence ATGCGTACTTGGACCCTGCTTGCGGCGCTCGCTCTGATCACGAGCGCCTGCTCCGACGAGACCGGCACCACCACGATGAGCCTCGGGTTCAGCGGCCTGCCGCAGCTCGGCGACGGCTACGAATACGAGAGCTGGCTCATCGTCGACGGCGCGCCCGTCAGCGCGGGCCGCTTCACCGTGGACGCGGACGCCAACCCCATCCCCGCCGCCTTCGAGATCGACGCGATGGTCGCCGACACGGCCGCCGCCTACGTCCTGACCATCGAGCCCATCGAGGGCGACGACCCGGCGCCGTCCGCGGTGCACATCCTCGCCGGCGACCTGGCGGACGGCGTGGCCAGCCTCTCCACCGCGCACGCGGCGGCGATCGGCACCGACTTCGCCGACGCCACCGGCGTCTACATCCTCGAGACGCCGACCAGCGGCGACGTGGCGGACGACTACGCGCAGGGCATCTGGTGGCTCGTGCCGGGCGCGGACGGCATGGCACCCGGGCTGAGCTTGCCCGCGCTGCCGGAGGGCTGGGTCTACGAGGGCTGGGTCGCGGGCGCGGACGGCCCCGTGTCCACCGGCACCTTCGGCGCGGTCGACGCGGCGGACGCCGACGGCGCGGGCGAGACCGCGGGACCCGACGGCAGCCCGCCCTTCCCGGGGCAGGACTTCATCGATCCCGCGATCGTGCTCACCGGCGGGTACGCGGCCGTCATCAGCGTCGAGCCCGTGCCGGACGACAGCCCGATGCCGTTCGTGATCAAGCCGCTCGTCGACATGACCATCGACGACGTGATGGCGCCCGACACGCAGGAGATGGCCAACGCGGCCGCGTCGAACCTCCCGTCGGGCAGCGTCGCCTTTGCCAACTGA
- a CDS encoding LysR family transcriptional regulator, translating to MDRAARLRSLWSWLPVFRVVAETEHLPTASEVLHVTASSLSRTVRLLEEDVGQRLFEREGRGLTLNPAGEDLLRAVRDAMRRVDEALLQLGPGRMVGEVRVSVPGPFAPIYVLPALGVLAREHPRLHPRVVSVPDPEVAGALERGEIDVAVLEAAAPRDTLSLKTLAEVPHALCCGPTHPLAARRRPSAREIEAHVFVAPTALPDGAVPDRWPPELPRTIGLSVHQMQVGVDACASGAYLAVLPWPVAERAGLVRLRPLSSSTLYVMHRPTLDPEGRTEAVVDALLSGPA from the coding sequence GTGGATCGCGCCGCACGTCTGAGGAGCCTCTGGAGCTGGCTGCCGGTCTTCCGGGTGGTGGCCGAGACCGAGCACCTGCCCACCGCCTCCGAGGTCCTTCACGTCACGGCGTCGAGCCTGTCGCGCACCGTGCGCCTGCTCGAGGAGGACGTCGGCCAGCGGCTCTTCGAGCGCGAGGGCCGCGGGCTCACGTTGAACCCCGCGGGGGAGGACCTGCTGCGCGCGGTGCGGGACGCGATGCGGCGGGTCGACGAGGCGCTCCTGCAGCTGGGCCCCGGGCGAATGGTGGGGGAGGTGCGCGTCTCCGTGCCCGGCCCGTTCGCGCCGATCTACGTGCTGCCCGCCCTCGGGGTGCTCGCCCGGGAACACCCGCGGCTGCACCCGCGGGTCGTGAGCGTGCCCGACCCGGAGGTGGCGGGCGCGCTCGAGCGGGGGGAGATCGACGTCGCGGTGCTCGAGGCGGCGGCCCCGCGCGACACCCTGAGCCTGAAGACGCTCGCCGAGGTCCCGCACGCGCTGTGCTGCGGCCCCACCCATCCCCTGGCCGCGCGACGCCGCCCATCGGCGCGCGAGATCGAGGCGCACGTGTTCGTGGCGCCCACCGCGCTCCCGGACGGCGCGGTGCCGGACCGATGGCCTCCCGAGCTGCCGCGCACGATCGGGCTCTCGGTGCACCAGATGCAGGTCGGCGTGGACGCGTGCGCGTCGGGCGCCTACCTGGCCGTCCTGCCCTGGCCCGTGGCGGAGCGCGCGGGGCTCGTGCGCCTGCGGCCGCTCTCGTCGAGCACGCTCTACGTCATGCACCGCCCCACCCTCGACCCCGAGGGCCGCACCGAGGCGGTGGTCGACGCGCTCCTGAGCGGGCCCGCCTGA
- a CDS encoding AraC family transcriptional regulator ligand-binding domain-containing protein, producing MPPPIATMRSKLVPLALAYAAERGVDVTALAAALAIPDALRDPAAWSMDRPALPIDRVVTLMERLSEALEDPRFGERLAASLPRGVYGVVELAARAAPSLGAAAERLVRYQRLINDAVVYGIERRGDTIELVHHVPGRPDAVGRHANLFTVSLLARLFRELGGDAMRPAAIELAHREPAPLSALAERLDVPRVRHGAGRNALVYPTAAMERPVQAADPALLAVLDDYATLLLPEEAPAPGWSGRARAWLRGALAGGAPSLADTARQLGTTARNLQRQLASEGTSHSELLEGLREAEARRLLADTELSLGEVTFLLGYSHPRALVRAFGRWTGESPQRWRSALRV from the coding sequence ATGCCGCCGCCGATCGCGACGATGCGGAGCAAGCTGGTGCCGCTCGCGCTCGCATACGCGGCGGAGCGGGGCGTCGACGTGACGGCGCTCGCCGCGGCGCTCGCGATCCCGGACGCCCTGCGCGATCCGGCGGCCTGGTCGATGGATCGGCCCGCGCTGCCGATCGACCGGGTCGTGACCCTGATGGAGCGACTCTCGGAGGCGCTCGAAGATCCTCGCTTCGGGGAGCGCCTCGCCGCGTCGCTGCCCCGCGGGGTGTACGGGGTGGTGGAGCTCGCGGCCCGCGCGGCGCCTTCGCTCGGCGCGGCGGCGGAGCGGCTGGTGCGCTACCAGCGCCTGATCAACGACGCGGTGGTCTACGGGATCGAGCGGCGCGGAGACACGATCGAGCTCGTCCATCACGTGCCCGGCCGCCCCGACGCGGTGGGCCGACACGCGAACCTCTTCACCGTCTCGCTGCTCGCACGCCTCTTCCGGGAGCTCGGCGGCGACGCGATGCGACCCGCGGCGATCGAGCTGGCCCACCGCGAGCCGGCTCCGCTCTCCGCGCTCGCGGAGCGGCTCGACGTCCCGCGCGTCCGTCACGGCGCGGGGCGCAACGCCCTCGTCTACCCCACGGCGGCGATGGAGCGCCCGGTCCAGGCCGCCGATCCCGCGCTCCTGGCCGTGCTCGACGACTACGCCACCCTGCTGCTCCCCGAGGAGGCGCCCGCGCCGGGCTGGAGTGGACGCGCGAGGGCGTGGCTGCGCGGCGCGCTCGCGGGCGGCGCGCCGAGCCTCGCCGACACCGCCCGGCAGCTCGGGACGACCGCGCGCAACCTCCAGCGCCAGCTCGCGAGCGAGGGCACCAGCCACTCGGAGCTGCTCGAGGGGCTGCGTGAGGCCGAGGCCCGACGGCTGCTCGCCGACACGGAGCTGTCGCTCGGCGAGGTGACCTTCTTGCTCGGCTACTCGCACCCGCGCGCGCTGGTCCGCGCCTTCGGCCGCTGGACCGGCGAGAGCCCGCAGCGCTGGCG